One genomic window of Verrucomicrobiales bacterium includes the following:
- a CDS encoding zinc ribbon domain-containing protein, with product MATYVYETIPQKPGQKVRHLEIKQSMKDEPLTQHPETGEPIRRVISGGFGTLSKAEGKSVGSTARSGHGGACGCGAGGCRN from the coding sequence ATGGCTACTTACGTTTACGAAACCATTCCGCAGAAACCCGGGCAGAAGGTCCGTCACCTCGAGATCAAGCAGAGCATGAAGGATGAACCGCTGACCCAGCATCCCGAAACCGGTGAGCCCATCCGCCGGGTCATTTCGGGTGGGTTCGGGACTCTGAGCAAGGCGGAAGGCAAGTCGGTGGGCTCCACCGCCCGCTCCGGACATGGTGGCGCCTGCGGCTGCGGAGCCGGCGGTTGCCGAAATTAG
- a CDS encoding phytase: MNPIRSQFSLLCGLASLALGLTASADPVLLNEIYVNPPGNTLPHEFIEIKGPPLQSLDGYFLLAVPGNAGVSGRADLVLDLKGVELGANGLLIVKVSATNGFLVPPATRVVENPRLIDTAVSPLNNNTLSVLLVQSTTSPVEGTDYDSNDDGVFDVAPLDTATIVDAVAIRQLPADPVYGGVRVPNVGNDNRPEAVVRLAGDLRPNNPEAWFAGRMNGSGLTVAFNAQVTPNYPEGATLTPGKDNVVFNAFRLVQSGSTTYVDEDGVLDSYTLALGATPAAGQVTVKIAADAQVLVSLDGVQFVSETNLVFTTANALVPQVITVRAMDDALVELGRLHPGTISHSIAATDDAETFPVTLASVGLLVNIFDNESPFPIVLPSQETPASFAPDDCDDAAFWIHPTDPAKSLLLTTKKLGGAVVFDPLLNEVQRFAPETNGAIRLNNVDVLYGFPLNGGKVDLAVFSDRINDTLYIYRIDANVVRDPLTLISADLTTHIFPDSVVAGDTAYGLCLYTSVLTGRPYAFVSRSAKGEVAQLELYDAGGGKVGWRAVRRIQLPENIQAEGIVADQELGWVYFAQEKVGLWKYSAEPTRGGLGGTLVQKIKPAGAILSTDIEGLCIYYGANGGGYLVVSSQGDNNFAVFSRDPANTYLGSFAIGANQALGIDQVTTCDGAEVCPIALPGYPQGVLIVQDGENDGSVSVRNTNFKLVPWESVARVFLPVLDVTPAAYDPRRPTSRIQPRFDQVTRLENGDLQIALSGALGSVHRLESSEDLSRWDLVDTLEFTTPMVEPVVRVPAGARKFYRLVAP; encoded by the coding sequence ATGAATCCAATTCGATCCCAATTCTCTCTTCTCTGCGGTCTGGCTTCCCTCGCGCTCGGTCTGACAGCCAGCGCCGATCCAGTGCTGCTCAACGAAATCTACGTCAACCCTCCGGGGAACACGCTGCCCCATGAGTTCATCGAGATCAAGGGCCCGCCCCTCCAGTCGCTGGATGGTTACTTTTTGCTGGCTGTCCCTGGCAACGCGGGAGTTTCCGGCCGGGCCGATCTTGTGCTCGATTTGAAGGGCGTGGAACTGGGCGCGAACGGGCTCTTGATCGTCAAGGTCTCGGCCACGAATGGGTTTCTCGTGCCCCCCGCCACGCGCGTGGTGGAGAATCCACGGTTGATTGATACGGCTGTCTCCCCGCTGAATAACAACACGCTCTCGGTCCTGCTCGTGCAGAGCACGACGAGTCCGGTCGAGGGAACTGACTACGACTCCAATGATGACGGGGTCTTTGATGTGGCCCCCCTGGATACCGCGACAATCGTCGATGCGGTGGCGATTCGCCAGCTGCCAGCAGATCCCGTGTATGGCGGGGTTCGGGTTCCCAATGTCGGAAACGATAACCGCCCGGAGGCGGTGGTCCGCCTGGCTGGGGATCTCCGGCCGAATAATCCGGAGGCATGGTTCGCGGGCCGCATGAATGGCTCGGGTCTCACCGTGGCCTTCAATGCCCAGGTGACGCCGAATTATCCCGAGGGGGCCACCCTCACCCCGGGTAAGGACAATGTGGTTTTCAACGCGTTTCGTTTGGTGCAGTCGGGCAGCACCACCTATGTCGATGAGGATGGGGTCCTAGACAGTTATACACTCGCCTTGGGTGCAACACCCGCCGCGGGACAGGTAACGGTCAAGATCGCTGCCGACGCCCAGGTGCTGGTGAGTTTGGATGGCGTGCAGTTCGTTTCAGAAACGAATCTGGTGTTCACCACCGCGAACGCCTTGGTGCCTCAGGTGATCACGGTTCGGGCGATGGACGATGCGCTGGTCGAGTTGGGTCGCCTCCATCCAGGGACCATCAGCCACAGCATCGCGGCCACGGATGATGCGGAAACCTTTCCCGTCACTTTGGCCAGCGTAGGGCTGTTGGTGAACATTTTTGACAATGAGTCTCCGTTCCCGATCGTTTTGCCATCCCAGGAAACCCCCGCCAGCTTTGCCCCTGACGATTGCGATGACGCGGCCTTCTGGATTCACCCTACTGATCCGGCGAAGAGCTTGCTGCTCACCACGAAGAAGCTGGGCGGGGCGGTGGTCTTCGATCCCCTTCTCAACGAAGTGCAGCGCTTCGCGCCTGAAACCAACGGGGCCATCCGCTTGAACAATGTGGATGTGCTCTATGGCTTCCCCCTCAATGGAGGGAAGGTGGATCTGGCGGTCTTCTCGGATCGCATCAATGATACTCTCTACATCTATCGAATCGATGCCAACGTCGTGCGTGATCCGTTGACCCTGATTTCAGCGGATCTCACCACTCACATCTTCCCGGATTCGGTTGTGGCCGGGGATACGGCCTATGGTCTGTGTCTCTACACCAGCGTGCTCACGGGACGGCCCTATGCCTTTGTGAGCCGGAGCGCCAAAGGCGAGGTGGCTCAGCTGGAGTTGTATGATGCGGGAGGTGGGAAGGTAGGGTGGCGCGCTGTTCGCCGCATTCAGTTGCCGGAGAACATTCAGGCGGAGGGCATTGTCGCTGACCAGGAGTTGGGCTGGGTCTACTTTGCGCAGGAGAAGGTTGGCCTGTGGAAATATTCGGCGGAGCCCACCCGGGGCGGTCTGGGGGGGACACTCGTGCAGAAGATCAAGCCGGCCGGGGCGATTCTCTCCACGGACATCGAGGGGCTCTGCATCTACTATGGCGCCAATGGTGGAGGCTACCTGGTGGTTTCGAGCCAGGGTGACAACAACTTCGCGGTATTCTCGCGCGATCCCGCGAATACCTACTTGGGTAGTTTCGCCATCGGTGCCAACCAGGCACTCGGTATCGACCAAGTCACCACCTGCGATGGCGCGGAGGTATGTCCCATTGCGTTGCCTGGCTATCCGCAGGGAGTGCTTATCGTTCAGGACGGCGAGAATGACGGCTCAGTGAGTGTTCGGAACACCAACTTTAAACTCGTCCCGTGGGAGAGTGTTGCGCGGGTCTTCCTCCCGGTCCTGGATGTGACTCCCGCAGCGTATGATCCTCGTCGGCCGACCAGTCGGATTCAACCGCGGTTTGATCAGGTGACTCGACTCGAAAATGGCGATCTTCAAATCGCACTTAGCGGAGCTTTGGGATCGGTCCATCGCTTGGAGTCCTCCGAGGATCTCAGCCGCTGGGATCTGGTCGACACCTTGGAATTCACCACCCCGATGGTGGAGCCGGTAGTTCGCGTGCCCGCGGGTGCGCGCAAGTTCTACCGCTTGGTCGCGCCCTAA
- a CDS encoding Rrf2 family transcriptional regulator, translated as MKLSVKSDYAARAVLSLARHYGEEKAMKVDELAKANGVPANYLVQILIDLKSRNIVRSVRGKEGGYLLARPPGEITLGEVLRTVHGPLFDTSALTDAQCPSELREAWKKLQDTVDQAADSINFQSLAEQSSAKQRMYYI; from the coding sequence GTGAAACTATCGGTCAAAAGCGACTACGCGGCCCGAGCCGTGCTCAGCCTGGCGCGGCACTATGGCGAGGAGAAGGCCATGAAGGTCGACGAACTGGCCAAAGCCAATGGCGTGCCCGCCAACTACCTGGTTCAAATCCTCATCGATCTAAAGTCCCGCAACATCGTTCGCAGTGTGCGCGGCAAGGAGGGGGGCTATTTGCTGGCCCGGCCGCCAGGGGAGATTACCCTGGGCGAGGTCCTGCGCACGGTGCACGGCCCCTTGTTCGATACCTCCGCCTTGACGGATGCCCAATGCCCCAGCGAACTGCGCGAGGCTTGGAAAAAGCTCCAGGATACCGTCGACCAGGCCGCCGACTCCATCAACTTCCAGAGCCTGGCGGAGCAAAGCAGTGCCAAGCAGAGAATGTATTACATCTAG
- a CDS encoding protein kinase — protein sequence MTQFSLDAISRCQRCNASLVGQSVGGLCANCLLKLAFQSTPFESVERHGTLSDPGAPPPAAAAGAEPVRSRPFGDFELLELVGRGGMGVVYKAYQRSLKRMVALKMVSNHQDASYDTVARFSIEAAATAKLTHPNIVPIYQIGDLEGQPFFSMKLVNGTSLARRRADFGLVDSAKKSISKESSRQRQEVIAMLLAKVARAVHYAHQHGIVHRDLKPNNILIDAEGEPHLTDFGIAKLLESDDALTGTNDVLGTPAYMAPEQASGKAVSFAADIYSLGAILYELLTGRVPFQGKTPLDTLRKVAEEEPLPPVTLNGAADVELAAICLKCLEKDRSLRYESALSLAEDLERWTRGESVQAKQAGPWVRAFRWTRRNPVGATLIVTLCAGLMGALGLLTMVSAEKDKTAAVLKDVERAGQTNAQLLSLTVSMLHEQLEGLWLSTDRRVLHISSEQLAALSGFPIATVAKGSSVERLAFGLAANESPVSDSQKYSLLLAHLERELTERRGRPVRIDLKIFKFKEDRTAALLTNGVHFARMGDIYYLRTKEKHPELDALVLPRSKLKTAVFFTRTNSGIKSLVDLKGRRLAFGDSVSGITFWGQAKLAEAGITGSDLKEYVCLESRSEFIEEVHELGYEAAVRRRGWLHSTADVIEDVVRGRYDAGVTSLRGFENHKNRGLVQIGDSHFERSPNPWVGSRHLSVELARDLTAVLTRLENAPFLLLVPGRPSGFEPITPLSFSAVRKAMSRMEGLFPLIDYSSADAGTRPEHRPPLPSAN from the coding sequence ATGACGCAGTTTTCTTTAGATGCAATTTCCCGATGTCAGCGCTGCAACGCGTCGCTGGTCGGGCAGTCGGTGGGCGGTTTGTGCGCCAACTGCCTGCTGAAGCTCGCGTTCCAAAGCACTCCATTCGAGTCAGTTGAGCGGCATGGCACGCTCTCCGATCCCGGGGCTCCCCCGCCGGCTGCGGCTGCCGGTGCGGAACCCGTGCGCTCGCGTCCATTTGGGGACTTTGAGTTGCTGGAATTGGTGGGAAGGGGAGGGATGGGGGTGGTTTACAAGGCCTACCAGCGGAGCCTCAAACGAATGGTGGCTCTCAAGATGGTTTCGAATCACCAGGATGCATCCTACGACACGGTCGCGAGGTTTAGCATTGAGGCCGCCGCGACGGCCAAGCTGACTCATCCCAATATCGTGCCCATCTATCAGATCGGCGATCTTGAGGGACAGCCGTTCTTCAGCATGAAGCTGGTCAATGGGACCAGCTTGGCCAGGAGGCGGGCCGATTTCGGGCTGGTGGACTCTGCCAAGAAGAGCATTTCCAAAGAGTCGTCCCGGCAGCGTCAGGAAGTGATCGCCATGCTTCTGGCCAAGGTCGCCCGAGCCGTTCATTACGCGCATCAGCACGGTATTGTTCACCGCGACCTTAAGCCCAACAACATTCTGATCGATGCCGAGGGCGAACCTCATCTGACGGACTTCGGGATCGCCAAGCTCTTGGAGAGCGACGATGCGTTGACCGGCACCAATGATGTTCTGGGCACTCCGGCCTATATGGCTCCCGAGCAGGCCTCCGGCAAAGCGGTCTCGTTCGCGGCCGACATCTACAGTCTGGGAGCCATCCTGTATGAGCTGCTCACGGGGCGAGTGCCGTTTCAGGGTAAGACCCCGCTGGACACCTTGCGGAAGGTAGCCGAGGAGGAACCGTTACCGCCCGTGACGCTGAACGGGGCGGCCGATGTGGAATTGGCGGCCATTTGTCTGAAGTGCTTGGAGAAGGACCGGTCACTCCGCTACGAGTCCGCACTGAGTCTGGCGGAAGATTTGGAACGGTGGACGCGTGGCGAATCGGTGCAGGCCAAGCAAGCGGGGCCGTGGGTGAGGGCCTTCCGGTGGACGCGCCGCAATCCGGTCGGAGCCACCCTGATTGTTACGCTCTGCGCGGGCCTGATGGGAGCATTGGGGCTGTTAACGATGGTCAGTGCGGAGAAGGACAAGACCGCGGCGGTGCTCAAGGATGTTGAACGGGCCGGGCAAACGAATGCACAGCTGCTTTCCCTCACCGTGTCGATGCTCCACGAGCAGCTCGAGGGTTTGTGGCTCAGCACGGATCGTCGAGTTCTCCATATTTCCTCCGAACAATTGGCGGCGCTTTCTGGATTTCCTATAGCGACCGTGGCGAAGGGATCTTCGGTCGAGCGACTCGCTTTTGGGCTGGCCGCAAACGAGAGCCCGGTATCGGACTCTCAGAAGTATTCCTTGCTGCTTGCCCATCTGGAGCGCGAGTTGACGGAGCGGCGAGGGCGGCCGGTTCGAATCGATCTAAAGATCTTCAAGTTCAAAGAGGATCGTACCGCGGCTTTATTGACGAACGGAGTTCACTTTGCTCGCATGGGTGATATCTACTATTTGCGCACCAAGGAGAAGCATCCGGAGTTAGACGCGCTGGTCTTGCCGCGGTCGAAGCTGAAGACCGCAGTCTTTTTTACTCGCACCAACAGCGGCATCAAGAGCTTGGTAGATTTGAAGGGTCGCAGGCTTGCCTTCGGTGACTCGGTCTCAGGCATTACCTTTTGGGGCCAGGCCAAGCTGGCGGAGGCGGGCATTACCGGCTCCGACTTGAAGGAATACGTGTGCCTCGAGAGCCGCTCCGAATTCATCGAGGAAGTTCATGAGTTGGGCTACGAAGCGGCGGTTCGAAGGCGTGGCTGGCTACATAGTACTGCCGATGTGATCGAAGATGTTGTTCGGGGGCGATACGATGCCGGGGTCACCAGTTTGCGTGGGTTTGAAAACCATAAAAACCGAGGGCTTGTTCAGATTGGTGACTCCCACTTTGAGAGGAGCCCAAATCCTTGGGTCGGGAGCCGGCACTTGTCCGTGGAACTGGCCCGGGATCTGACTGCTGTGTTGACCAGGCTCGAGAACGCCCCGTTTCTGCTCCTTGTACCGGGCCGACCGTCAGGGTTCGAGCCGATCACGCCCTTGTCCTTCAGTGCGGTCCGCAAAGCGATGAGTCGGATGGAGGGGCTGTTTCCTCTCATCGATTATTCTTCTGCTGACGCTGGAACTCGCCCGGAGCATCGCCCTCCGCTTCCGTCAGCCAATTAG
- a CDS encoding HD domain-containing protein: MQPSEVVSEIFDVFHEHGDGMYGERVTEQQHALQCAALAQKAGEPPALIAACLLHDYGHLVHGLGEDIADRGVDARHERVGANRLEAWFPAAVVEPVRHHATAKRYLCWKDRQYFQGLSAASQKSLALQGGPMTESEARDFEAHPHFASAVKLRQYDDQAKVPGMITPALEDFRDLLESLVRF, translated from the coding sequence ATGCAACCTAGTGAAGTTGTCTCCGAGATTTTCGATGTCTTCCATGAGCATGGGGACGGGATGTATGGAGAGCGCGTGACGGAGCAGCAGCACGCCCTGCAGTGTGCTGCCTTGGCGCAGAAGGCCGGGGAGCCGCCGGCCCTGATCGCCGCCTGTTTGCTTCACGATTACGGTCACTTGGTTCATGGGTTGGGCGAAGATATCGCCGATCGAGGAGTCGATGCTCGCCACGAGCGAGTCGGAGCCAACCGTCTGGAGGCTTGGTTCCCTGCCGCCGTCGTTGAACCGGTGCGGCATCACGCGACCGCTAAGCGCTATCTCTGTTGGAAAGATCGCCAATATTTCCAGGGGCTGTCGGCCGCCTCCCAGAAAAGCCTGGCTTTGCAGGGCGGACCGATGACCGAATCCGAGGCTCGGGATTTTGAGGCGCATCCGCACTTCGCCAGCGCGGTGAAGCTCCGTCAGTATGACGATCAGGCAAAGGTGCCGGGCATGATCACTCCCGCGTTGGAGGACTTCCGCGACCTGTTGGAATCTCTGGTTCGGTTCTAG
- a CDS encoding lytic transglycosylase domain-containing protein encodes MKPSESSRRSRRLRVGVFLLILAGGVLTLWERYRGWKESSQDAFILAAASRYQVHPALIKAVVWRESGFDPNARGSKGELGLMQLMPGTADEWARAERVALHFERQMLDPSMNTRAGTWYLRKVSQRYKNTDNPLPYALADYNAGRANVLKWAKGAAATNSAAFIQAIGFPSTRDYVVRVSERYVRYRETFPPKSKR; translated from the coding sequence GTGAAGCCTTCCGAGTCATCCCGCCGGTCTCGACGCCTGCGAGTCGGCGTTTTCCTGCTCATCCTCGCGGGCGGGGTGCTCACTTTGTGGGAACGCTACCGGGGCTGGAAGGAATCCAGTCAGGACGCCTTTATCCTGGCGGCAGCCTCGCGCTATCAGGTCCATCCCGCGCTCATCAAAGCCGTGGTCTGGCGGGAGAGCGGGTTCGATCCCAATGCCCGCGGATCCAAGGGAGAGCTGGGGCTGATGCAGCTCATGCCCGGCACCGCTGATGAGTGGGCACGCGCCGAGCGCGTGGCCCTGCACTTCGAACGTCAGATGCTGGATCCCTCCATGAACACCCGCGCCGGGACCTGGTATCTGCGCAAAGTGTCCCAACGCTACAAGAACACCGACAATCCCCTGCCCTACGCCTTGGCCGACTACAATGCGGGCAGAGCCAACGTGCTCAAGTGGGCCAAGGGTGCGGCAGCCACCAACAGCGCCGCCTTCATCCAAGCGATCGGCTTTCCCAGCACCCGCGACTATGTGGTGAGAGTCTCCGAGCGCTACGTGCGCTACCGCGAAACCTTCCCCCCCAAGTCCAAACGCTAG
- a CDS encoding TlyA family RNA methyltransferase has product MQMKRLDQALVEQGLCESREKAKRAILAGDVRVNGQVAQKASDSVRPGDELGLAARERYVSRGGLKLEHALKHFGVEVQGKRAVDLGASTGGFTDCLLQAGASQVYAVDVGQGQLAWKLRQDPRVVVMERTNARSLSPAGFPAGFQHVPLIVIDCAFISLRQILPSAISLLDLGGLIVALIKPQFEAGKSEVDKGAGVILDPLVHERVVQEIRDFVVQELKAVWRGVVESPLVGPAGNKEFLALIEKAA; this is encoded by the coding sequence ATCCAGATGAAGCGACTGGACCAAGCACTCGTGGAGCAGGGCCTGTGCGAGAGTCGGGAGAAGGCGAAGCGGGCGATATTGGCCGGCGACGTGCGCGTGAATGGCCAGGTGGCGCAGAAGGCGAGCGACTCGGTGCGGCCGGGCGATGAACTGGGCTTGGCGGCGCGTGAGCGCTACGTCAGTCGGGGCGGTCTCAAGCTGGAGCACGCCCTGAAGCACTTTGGCGTCGAAGTCCAGGGCAAGCGGGCGGTGGATCTGGGAGCTTCGACCGGAGGGTTCACCGATTGTCTGCTGCAAGCCGGCGCCAGCCAGGTTTACGCGGTGGATGTGGGGCAGGGCCAGCTGGCTTGGAAGCTCCGCCAGGACCCCCGAGTCGTGGTGATGGAGCGGACGAACGCCCGGTCGTTGAGTCCGGCCGGGTTCCCCGCTGGGTTCCAGCACGTGCCGCTCATTGTCATCGACTGTGCCTTCATCTCCCTTCGCCAGATCCTTCCGTCCGCGATTTCCCTGCTTGACCTAGGGGGGCTGATCGTGGCGTTGATCAAGCCGCAATTTGAAGCCGGAAAGTCCGAGGTGGACAAGGGTGCCGGCGTGATTCTGGATCCGCTGGTCCATGAGCGGGTAGTCCAGGAGATCCGGGACTTTGTGGTCCAGGAGCTGAAGGCTGTCTGGCGTGGCGTCGTGGAGTCGCCCTTGGTGGGGCCGGCGGGGAACAAAGAATTTTTGGCACTGATTGAAAAAGCGGCTTGA
- a CDS encoding tetratricopeptide repeat protein produces the protein MVICQTNRAAFSFLVGMVALCFLAIGLRAASVDVSVAFDEANRLYEQGRFGAAADAYESLLQAGQTTPAVLHNLGNARFRNGEIGRSIQAFLQAGRLAPRDSGIQSNLQFARRAVKGAEESSVSWPRRLVGRLSANEWAWLASGCGWLFFLLLAAREWRPALRSRVGPWLQTSGVCLAIAGVGFWVVSESESRAIGVVVVKEAPVRFTPLDESPVSFAAVDGLELVILGHKPGVSGQGEWVEVRDAAQRSGWIKRGALGLVTEEPVTTGPSR, from the coding sequence ATGGTTATCTGTCAAACCAATCGGGCCGCCTTCTCCTTTCTTGTGGGGATGGTGGCTCTCTGTTTTCTGGCTATCGGCCTGCGAGCGGCGTCAGTGGACGTTTCGGTGGCCTTTGACGAGGCCAACCGACTTTACGAACAGGGGCGGTTTGGTGCGGCTGCCGATGCCTATGAGTCCCTGCTTCAGGCTGGGCAGACCACGCCGGCGGTGTTGCACAACTTGGGAAATGCCCGGTTCAGAAACGGCGAGATCGGACGCTCCATCCAGGCGTTCTTGCAGGCCGGGCGCCTGGCGCCACGCGATTCCGGCATCCAGTCGAATCTCCAGTTTGCCCGTCGGGCGGTCAAAGGGGCAGAGGAGTCGTCGGTTTCCTGGCCCCGGCGGTTGGTGGGCCGTCTGAGCGCGAACGAATGGGCTTGGCTGGCCTCGGGTTGTGGCTGGCTCTTCTTTCTGCTGCTTGCCGCACGTGAGTGGCGTCCGGCACTGCGTAGCCGAGTCGGGCCCTGGTTGCAGACCTCGGGTGTCTGCCTGGCCATCGCGGGTGTCGGCTTCTGGGTGGTCAGTGAGTCCGAGAGCCGCGCGATCGGCGTGGTGGTGGTCAAGGAAGCGCCGGTCCGTTTCACGCCTCTGGATGAGTCTCCGGTGTCCTTTGCGGCGGTCGATGGTCTGGAATTGGTGATTTTGGGACATAAGCCCGGCGTTTCCGGGCAGGGGGAATGGGTTGAGGTGCGGGATGCGGCGCAACGTTCCGGGTGGATCAAGCGCGGTGCGCTAGGACTGGTGACGGAGGAGCCGGTGACAACGGGTCCATCCAGATGA
- a CDS encoding type II secretion system protein produces MPTPCSRIARHHRTQALAQRSATCSCLAFTLIELLVVVAVIGVLSAMILPALGKAKATARKASCLSQLKQWNFALIMFAHDNEDFIPRESFIPGGTTINLWAQVRNPLAHDVWYNTLPDYAHSRRASAYAPEAVRADFYKPGNLFHCPSATFPKGSGVSEIAYFSYAMNSKLILNPFRSIKLSSVLEPASTVTFLDNRLENDPKVDEKQEKDNLGQPSAYASRFVTRHGQSGVLAFADGHVDQLSGPEVVHDGWAAFPQTRVIWTVDPGVDPNRTN; encoded by the coding sequence ATGCCCACCCCCTGCTCCAGAATCGCCCGCCACCACCGCACGCAGGCACTCGCCCAGCGATCTGCGACTTGCTCGTGCCTCGCCTTCACTCTCATCGAATTGCTCGTGGTGGTGGCCGTTATTGGCGTTTTGTCCGCGATGATCCTGCCGGCGCTGGGCAAGGCCAAGGCCACCGCGCGCAAAGCGTCCTGCCTTAGCCAGCTCAAGCAGTGGAACTTCGCCTTGATAATGTTTGCTCACGACAACGAGGACTTCATTCCGCGTGAGAGCTTCATTCCGGGCGGCACCACCATCAATCTCTGGGCCCAAGTGCGCAACCCGCTGGCCCATGATGTGTGGTACAACACCCTTCCCGACTATGCCCACTCACGGCGAGCCTCCGCCTATGCGCCGGAGGCGGTGCGCGCCGACTTCTACAAACCGGGGAATCTGTTCCACTGCCCTAGCGCTACTTTTCCCAAGGGATCTGGCGTCAGTGAGATTGCCTATTTCTCCTATGCCATGAATTCGAAGCTGATCCTGAATCCCTTTCGGAGCATCAAGCTCAGCTCCGTTCTGGAACCGGCGTCCACCGTGACGTTTCTCGATAACCGGCTCGAAAACGATCCCAAGGTCGATGAGAAGCAGGAGAAGGACAATCTCGGTCAACCCAGCGCCTATGCGAGCCGCTTTGTGACGCGCCACGGACAGAGCGGAGTGCTGGCCTTTGCCGACGGTCACGTGGACCAGTTGTCGGGCCCGGAGGTGGTTCACGATGGTTGGGCCGCGTTTCCGCAAACCCGCGTGATCTGGACGGTTGATCCCGGAGTCGATCCGAATCGGACGAATTGA
- a CDS encoding NAD(+)/NADH kinase, which yields MLRVARDTAGIPTPILGVKVGGLGFLTAVQTHQLPAALEKVWTGHYSLETRPLIEARIEGRTKSPAQVALNDFVLGRGDVFRLIELGVSVDEEFLTRYRCDGLIVSSPTGSTAYSLAAGGAIVSPKADVMTLTPICPHTLSNRSIIVDSHSLVKVAVLSRTVQTILTADGQVQTPLKPGEVVQISQSRHSVRLLRLEGSAFFATLRQKLNWNGSSV from the coding sequence ATGCTTCGGGTGGCTCGCGACACCGCCGGCATTCCCACTCCCATCCTCGGGGTGAAGGTGGGGGGGCTCGGGTTTCTGACCGCCGTCCAGACCCATCAGCTTCCCGCGGCCTTGGAAAAGGTCTGGACTGGCCACTACTCGCTGGAAACCCGGCCCTTGATTGAGGCCCGCATCGAAGGCCGCACCAAGTCCCCGGCTCAGGTGGCGCTCAACGATTTTGTGCTGGGCCGCGGAGATGTCTTCCGGCTGATCGAGTTGGGCGTCAGCGTGGACGAGGAGTTTCTGACCCGCTACCGCTGCGATGGTTTGATTGTCAGCTCGCCCACGGGGTCGACCGCCTACTCGCTGGCGGCGGGTGGGGCGATCGTCAGTCCGAAGGCGGATGTGATGACCCTCACGCCGATCTGTCCGCACACGCTGTCCAACCGTTCCATCATTGTCGACTCCCACTCGCTGGTGAAAGTCGCGGTGCTGAGTCGGACCGTCCAGACCATTCTGACCGCCGACGGTCAAGTGCAGACCCCGCTGAAACCGGGGGAGGTCGTGCAGATCAGCCAGAGCCGGCATTCAGTGCGGCTGCTTCGTCTGGAGGGCAGCGCGTTTTTTGCGACGCTTCGGCAGAAGTTGAACTGGAACGGGAGCAGTGTTTGA
- a CDS encoding LacI family DNA-binding transcriptional regulator produces MLRLKDIAERAGVSIMTVSKSLRDAPDISAATRERIKKLASDMGYVPNSAAQGLRNRTTRLLGLIIPAATNPIYARITMAIEEQAYARGYDVVFAHSLNQPDREEVCIQRMLARRVDGVFISPVYRMETESPAYRELWNRRVPTVLLGHRAPFCANFASVETEDILASYRVTRHLLQLGHRRIAFLAGPSSSPTSHERLEGYRRAVRELGLQVEDSLIFQAGSTIDEGEKAAAQMAGEKCGATAIQAVNDMVAIGAGTFFLQQGLRIPQDFSIAGFGNILVSEHFRVPLTTIRQPKFRLGVAAVETMFRLLDGEMPPVKRLAGDLVVRESTGAPPAVSAFGVREQV; encoded by the coding sequence ATGCTTCGCCTCAAAGATATTGCTGAGCGCGCCGGGGTATCGATCATGACCGTGTCGAAATCGCTGCGGGATGCGCCTGACATCTCGGCGGCGACGCGTGAGCGCATCAAGAAGCTGGCGTCGGACATGGGCTATGTGCCCAACTCCGCCGCCCAGGGATTGCGCAACCGCACCACCCGTCTCCTGGGACTCATCATTCCGGCGGCGACCAATCCCATCTACGCGCGGATCACCATGGCGATTGAAGAGCAGGCGTATGCTCGGGGCTATGACGTGGTCTTTGCCCACTCCCTGAATCAGCCGGACCGGGAGGAGGTCTGCATTCAACGCATGTTGGCCCGGCGGGTCGACGGCGTGTTCATCAGCCCGGTCTATCGCATGGAGACCGAGTCGCCGGCCTACCGCGAGCTGTGGAACCGGCGGGTTCCGACGGTGTTGCTGGGGCATCGTGCTCCGTTTTGCGCCAACTTTGCGTCGGTGGAGACGGAAGATATTCTCGCGAGCTACCGGGTGACTCGACACTTGCTTCAGCTTGGTCATCGTCGGATTGCCTTCTTGGCAGGTCCGAGCAGCTCGCCGACCAGCCACGAACGGCTCGAGGGCTACCGCCGAGCGGTGCGCGAGCTGGGGCTTCAGGTGGAGGATTCGCTGATCTTTCAGGCGGGCAGTACCATTGACGAGGGCGAGAAGGCGGCCGCCCAGATGGCGGGCGAGAAGTGCGGCGCCACCGCCATCCAGGCCGTCAACGACATGGTGGCCATCGGAGCTGGAACGTTCTTTCTGCAGCAGGGGCTCCGCATCCCGCAGGATTTTTCGATCGCCGGGTTTGGCAACATTCTCGTCAGTGAACATTTTCGCGTCCCGCTAACCACCATTCGCCAGCCCAAGTTCCGGCTGGGAGTGGCGGCGGTGGAAACGATGTTTCGACTTCTGGATGGCGAGATGCCTCCGGTCAAGCGCTTGGCTGGCGACCTGGTGGTGCGGGAAAGCACCGGCGCTCCTCCGGCCGTTTCGGCCTTTGGCGTGCGCGAGCAAGTGTGA